Proteins encoded by one window of Blautia luti:
- a CDS encoding bifunctional folylpolyglutamate synthase/dihydrofolate synthase translates to MNYQESREYIDRVTREIPSVLGLDHMREMMKRLGNPQDDLKYVHVAGTNGKGSVIAFLYSVLSEAGYRVGRYVSPTLYSYRGRMEISGKRISRDSFAAYMTQVADVIAAMTEDGYPHPTAFEIETAVAFLFFRNENCDLVLLEVGMGGNLDATNIIKNTMLSVLVSISMDHMSFLGNTLGEIAEKKAGIIKENSHVVTSLQKKEAMDVICSQCEKCHAECVVADPGKAQVLAESCLGQTLLYEGEKYEIPLAGVYQKENAVVALNALKVLDTLGFASTPEQKKAGMKHTVWNGRFTVLCTEPLFVVDGAHNPAAADMMAASIEHYFKGKRLIYIMGVFGDKDYRSVVAKTVPYADKILTIQTPNNERALPAAKLAETVKEFHKDVQARESIEQAVETAFRLAHKEDVILAFGSLSFIGEMTDLVEKEKKREGKQK, encoded by the coding sequence ATGAATTATCAGGAAAGCCGGGAATACATAGACAGAGTTACACGGGAAATTCCCAGTGTACTTGGACTGGATCATATGCGGGAGATGATGAAACGTCTTGGAAATCCCCAGGATGATCTGAAGTATGTCCATGTAGCCGGCACGAATGGCAAAGGATCTGTCATCGCATTTCTCTATTCTGTATTATCAGAAGCAGGATACCGGGTAGGCAGATATGTATCCCCAACTCTTTATTCCTACAGAGGAAGAATGGAGATTTCAGGAAAGAGGATCAGCCGGGACAGCTTTGCCGCATATATGACACAGGTAGCAGATGTGATCGCTGCCATGACAGAGGACGGATATCCTCATCCCACAGCATTTGAGATCGAGACGGCTGTGGCATTTCTGTTTTTCAGAAACGAGAACTGTGATCTCGTACTTCTTGAAGTCGGAATGGGCGGAAATCTGGACGCCACCAACATTATCAAAAACACCATGCTGTCCGTGCTGGTATCCATAAGCATGGATCACATGTCTTTTCTTGGAAATACCCTGGGGGAAATCGCTGAGAAAAAAGCAGGAATCATAAAAGAGAACAGCCACGTTGTCACCTCTCTTCAGAAAAAAGAGGCCATGGACGTAATATGCAGTCAGTGTGAGAAATGCCATGCAGAATGTGTTGTGGCAGACCCGGGTAAGGCACAGGTACTGGCAGAAAGCTGTCTGGGTCAGACGCTTCTGTATGAGGGAGAAAAGTATGAGATCCCCCTGGCAGGTGTCTATCAGAAAGAGAACGCAGTGGTTGCTTTGAATGCCCTGAAAGTGCTGGATACCCTTGGCTTTGCTTCCACACCGGAACAGAAGAAAGCGGGAATGAAGCATACAGTCTGGAATGGAAGATTCACAGTTCTTTGTACAGAGCCCCTTTTCGTAGTGGACGGAGCACATAATCCGGCAGCAGCAGACATGATGGCTGCATCTATTGAACATTATTTCAAAGGGAAACGTCTGATCTATATCATGGGCGTTTTCGGAGATAAGGATTACAGGAGTGTAGTGGCGAAAACAGTACCTTACGCAGACAAGATACTGACCATCCAGACACCGAACAATGAGCGTGCCCTTCCTGCTGCGAAGCTGGCTGAGACAGTGAAGGAATTCCATAAAGATGTCCAGGCCCGGGAATCCATAGAGCAGGCGGTGGAGACTGCCTTCAGACTGGCACATAAGGAGGATGTGATCCTCGCTTTCGGTTCTCTGTCGTTTATCGGAGAGATGACAGACCTGGTGGAGAAAGAGAAGAAACGAGAGGGAAAACAGAAATGA
- a CDS encoding putative ABC transporter permease, producing the protein MKKNFLICGFIGWCLEILWTGLHSILAGELTMTARTSLLMFPIYGCATIIRPVSARLSKVSTFIRGCIYTVGIFFVEFLSGTLLRRFHMCPWDYSSSPFNFMGVIRFDYAPLWFGTGLFFEKILGKLS; encoded by the coding sequence TTGAAAAAAAACTTTCTGATCTGCGGCTTTATAGGATGGTGCCTGGAAATCCTCTGGACAGGGCTCCATTCCATACTGGCCGGTGAACTTACCATGACTGCCCGGACCTCTCTTTTAATGTTTCCCATCTATGGCTGTGCCACAATTATCCGTCCTGTTTCAGCCAGACTTTCCAAAGTGTCCACATTTATCCGCGGCTGTATCTACACAGTGGGGATTTTTTTCGTAGAATTCTTAAGTGGAACCCTTTTGCGCCGTTTTCACATGTGTCCCTGGGACTACAGCAGTTCCCCTTTCAACTTCATGGGCGTGATCCGTTTTGACTATGCGCCTCTGTGGTTCGGAACCGGACTTTTTTTTGAAAAAATACTTGGAAAACTATCTTGA
- the pyrB gene encoding aspartate carbamoyltransferase, whose amino-acid sequence MRHLMSPLDLSVDELNTLLDLASDIEKHPDKYAHVCDDKRLATLFYEPSTRTRLSFEAAMMNLGGKVLGFSSADSSSASKGESVADTIRVVSCYADICAMRHPKEGAPLVASMASSIPVINAGDGGHQHPTQTLTDLLTIRSLKGRLDNITIGLCGDLKFGRTVHSLIEALVRYNNVKFILISPEELRIPSYIREDVLKKNNVEFQEVERLEDALPELDILYMTRVQKERFFNEEDYVRMKDFYILDKQKLELAKDDMYILHPLPRVNEIATEVDSDPRAAYFKQVQYGVYVRMALILTLLEVKLPC is encoded by the coding sequence ATGAGACACTTAATGAGTCCACTTGACCTGTCTGTAGACGAGCTTAACACTCTTCTCGACCTGGCCAGTGATATTGAGAAACACCCTGATAAATACGCACATGTCTGCGATGATAAGAGACTTGCCACCTTATTCTACGAACCAAGTACCCGTACCCGCCTCAGCTTTGAAGCTGCTATGATGAATCTCGGCGGTAAAGTCCTTGGTTTTTCATCAGCTGATTCCAGTTCCGCTTCCAAAGGCGAAAGTGTTGCTGATACGATTCGTGTCGTTTCCTGTTATGCAGATATCTGTGCTATGCGTCACCCGAAAGAGGGCGCTCCGTTAGTAGCTTCTATGGCTTCTTCTATTCCTGTTATCAACGCCGGTGACGGTGGTCATCAACATCCTACCCAGACATTAACTGATTTACTTACCATTCGTTCTCTTAAGGGACGTTTAGACAACATTACTATCGGTCTGTGCGGTGACCTGAAATTCGGACGTACCGTTCACTCCCTGATCGAGGCACTTGTACGTTACAACAATGTGAAGTTTATACTGATCTCACCGGAAGAACTTCGTATCCCAAGTTACATCCGCGAAGATGTCCTGAAGAAGAACAATGTTGAGTTCCAGGAAGTCGAGAGACTTGAAGACGCTTTACCTGAACTTGATATCCTGTACATGACACGTGTACAGAAAGAACGTTTCTTCAATGAGGAAGATTATGTCCGCATGAAAGATTTCTATATTCTGGATAAACAGAAACTGGAGCTTGCAAAGGATGATATGTATATCCTTCATCCACTTCCACGTGTAAACGAAATCGCAACAGAAGTAGATTCTGACCCGAGAGCAGCTTATTTCAAACAGGTGCAGTACGGTGTATATGTACGTATGGCCCTGATTCTCACATTACTGGAGGTAAAATTACCATGTTAA